The DNA sequence GCGTTCTGGAAATCCTGCCTGACGGCTACGGCTTCCTGCGCTCCCCCGACTACAACTACCTGCCGGGCCCGGACGACATCTACGTCTCGCCCTCGCAGATCCGCAAGTTCGACCTCAAGACCGGTGACACGGTGAGCGGACAGGTGCGCCCGCCGCACGAAGGCGAGAAGTACTTCGCGCTGGTCAAGATCGAGGCGGTCAACTTCGAGTCGCCGGAGGAGGCACGCAACAAGATCCTCTTCGACAACCTGACGCCGCTCTATCCCCTGGAGCGCCTCAAGCTGGAAACGACCAAGGAGAACATCGGCGCCCGAGTGATGGACCTGCTGACCCCGGTGGGCAAGGGGCAGCG is a window from the Terriglobales bacterium genome containing:
- a CDS encoding Rho termination factor N-terminal domain-containing protein; protein product: MTIAELKEKNITELTKIAHTLDLPGASGLRKQDLIFKILQAQSEKEGHIFAEGVLEILPDGYGFLRSPDYNYLPGPDDIYVSPSQIRKFDLKTGDTVSGQVRPPHEGEKYFALVKIEAVNFESPEEARNKILFDNLTPLYPLERLKLETTKENIGARVMDLLTPVGKGQR